A DNA window from Bos indicus isolate NIAB-ARS_2022 breed Sahiwal x Tharparkar chromosome 9, NIAB-ARS_B.indTharparkar_mat_pri_1.0, whole genome shotgun sequence contains the following coding sequences:
- the RPS12 gene encoding small ribosomal subunit protein eS12, producing MAEEGIAAGGVMDVNTALQEVLKTALIHDGLARGIREAAKALDKRQAHLCVLASNCDEPMYVKLVEALCAEHQINLIKVDDNKKLGEWVGLCKIDREGKPRKVVGCSCVVVKDYGKESQAKDVIEEYFKCKK from the exons ATGGCCGAGGAAGG cattGCTGCTGGAGGTGTAATGGACGTTAATACTGCTCTGCAAGAGGTACTGAAGACCGCCCTCATCCACGATGGCTTAGCACGTGGAATTCGCGAAGCTGCGAAAGCTTTAGACAA GCGCCAAGCCCATCTGTGTGTGCTCGCATCCAACTGTGATGAGCCTATGTATGTCAAGTTGGTGGAGGCCCTTTGTGCTGAGCATCAAATCAACCTGATTAAG GTTGATGACAACAAGAAACTAGGGGAATGGGTAGGCCTCTGTAAAATTGACAGAGAGGGGAAACCTCGTAAAGTGGTTGGTTGCAGTTGTGTGGTGGTTAAG GACTATGGCAAAGAATCTCAGGCCAAGGATGTCATCGAGGAGTACTTCAAATGCAAGAAATGA